In Besnoitia besnoiti strain Bb-Ger1 chromosome I, whole genome shotgun sequence, the genomic window TTTTCCCGTCGCTAGCTCTTCTCCAGTGACATCCAGGTAGGGGGACAGACGGTTTAACATTTGCAACTGCGTGTAACTACTCATGTTTTTGAGTATCCAGTGGCTTTTAGCGGCTTATGCACTCAGAATCGAGCCGTGTGTACGGCGCTGTTCTGGGTGTGTATCGGCGGACGCCAGGCCGTATCCTACGCGTGGAACCTTGCTCTGCGTGAACCCGACTTTTTACGTGTAGGGACGCTGTTGCTTTGCGTTGGGGGAAAACTTCGACGTGCTTCACAAAGCCGCTGGCGTTAATCCAACGCGGAAATTTGGACCCAACGATTCAGTGCAATTTGGAACACCTCACTGTCCCTTTTTTGCCGCCCTCCCTGTCTGGCTGGCTTGTGCGCCGTCCGCAGCTCGACAGCTTCCGTTCGTCTCCTTCACGCTCTGCCCCTCTACAGTTCcttttcgcttcttttccGTGACACTCGCAAATACGGAGAAATGGGAGCTGCGAACTTGACAACCGTCGTCACGGCCTCGCTCGGGGTCGCTCTCTGCTTGTATGCAATGCGTGTCGAACACCTGGCGAGCATCGATTCCTCGTACCGCCCGTACTGCGACATCTCTTCTCACGCCAGCTGCTCACGAGTAAGGATATGCTCTTCTGCTTTTCCAGCGTTTcttctgcatgcatatatgccTGCGCAGTTCTGGAAGGCTTGTGGCGCAAGAAACCAGGGACCTGGGTAGGAAGCTGGAGACGCAACTACCGCACCGGTCCGGGTAAACGAGTCAGATATGCATAATATGCTTCGACAGGGAGGTTGAAATCATACAGAAACATGGGACGTAAAGTAGACCAGCGGGTCGGTACGTGCAACGTGTCAGCAGGTGATGATTGTTGTAAATGGCATGGCGCGCAATAGTGCACACGAACATCATCGTTAATTTTGGGTTCTACGCCGTGCTGTTCGTCCGCGCTTCGTCGAAGAGTATCTCTCCGACACGGCCGAGTAGACAGACATGCTAGTGTCCACTGCGCGTGAGCAGAGGGATCCGCGCCTTGACGTAGCGACTGCCATGTCCAGCGCGTTATCATCCGCGCGAGTTCTCTGCTGTTTAGGGGTGCCACATCGCGTACTTGTTCGTAAGTGTGTATTTACAGCGAAAcatgcggcagcgcgagtgCCAATACACAGAATACGTACGATTCTCTGACCTGTGTGGCATCACTGAGTATGAATCATTCAATGCAAGCGGATGCACAGGATTGCGTGGGAccgaatatatatatcttcGCGAATACGCGATATGCATGTTCTTTAGCTTGGACAACGGTGCCTTGGCTGGCTGGCGAACGTGTTGGTGACTGCGGACACCGAAGTGGATCGAGTCGTGGCTTTTCGTCGCTTGCTTCTGTTCGCCATCGTTATCCCATCTCGTGTGTTCCTTGAGCTTTGGGGACGCCATCTCACGTGTTTTCCTTCACCTCGCGCCTCTGGGGCTGCTTCAGGTTTTGACGAGCCCGCAGAGCCGGCTGCTAAAGTACCTTGGACTCGCGACGCCGGGCAGTCGCTTGGATTTCCCGAACACGTACTTAGGTAAGGTTCGCCTTTCCGCCGTTGTCCCGGCTCCGCTGGTTCCTCCGTTCCGCCCTACTGCAACACGTCGATCTGCAATCATCTGTACAACCGCAGTGTCTTCCTGCACGCGCGCCACACTAGGATCTGCGTTCCTCTAGCTGCGCTCGTCTGTTTTGCGCTGCCGTCCGCTGTTGCTCCGTGCCTGCGGCTCTTTCGTCGCTCCCGTCTCCTGCCATTGTGGGATGCCGGCATTCCGGTTTATTTGCACTCTGCGCAACTCGTCTcgtttctcctcgtcgtgttcgtttttctctgctggAGAATCCCGTGCGTAGgtgtgtctgtctccgcaTATATCGCCCTACGTATGTCCGTTGGTGCATTACATATGCATGCGTATGTGTGATTGATTTGGTGCAGCCATGGACCTTTTCTGGTCTTACGTAAACCCATACATGGCCACCTACAGATGCGTGAGTTGATGTTGTCTCCTGTCCGtaggcgcgcatgcgtcacTCTGTAAtccccctccgcgcgcttgTCGGTCGCCGCACTTGTCTGTTTACTTGTGGTTGTGCCTGAAGCTTGGCGGCTCAGACTCTCGTCGTCCCTGCTTCGTAGCTGGGCGATTCTTTTTCACATTCCTCTGAGTTTCCGTTTTTTTGGCAGGCTTGGCGTTTTACACCTTCATGCTCACGTTTCCCATTGGTCGGCGCTTCTGTCATGTCCTCTACACACTTGCGGCTGCTGGATCAATGGTAAATCAGACGCAGAGTTACAGAGCCAGCGCAGGCATGCCGAGCGCTGGCCTAAGGGTTTCATGCTGAGCATTCTTGTCGATAATTTACGGACGGGGAACAAAGTTGTGGGGTGCGTCCGGGGCCGCGTAGGTTTAACAGCGGGCTCCGCTTAGTGTGGTCGTATGAACAGCTTCTTGCCCACGTGACCGGCAGGCCAGACAGGCTCCACACACGCGAAGCGTGAGCATGATTCCAACAGATTAACTAAGGAGTTATTGGACTGCGCTTTACGGGGCGGTGCAGTGGCGAAAACCCGGGTGCATCAGTGGAGAGATGGGGAGAGACACGTTCGCAGGTCGGTCGTTCATGCCTCGAGCGGGAAAGCGCTTTTTTTAGGGGTTGGATGAGGAAGGAGCGCCTGGACGCACCAGAGCGCGAAACGGCTTTGGGATCCAAACTCTTCACTCACAcgcgcgctctctgtcgcgcgtgtTTCTTCCCAGGCTTCGTCCCTCTACCTAGCATACGTCCTCTACGCGATCTTGAAAGACTTTTGTATCGTCTGCGTCAGCTCCTATGTGGTGAGAGTCGTGGTCGCTTCCCTGTCACAGCTAAATACACATAAATAGCTCAAACGCCACCGCAGACGTGTGTATTCTTCTATCACCGTGTGCGCGCGAAGCGTTCTCCGTCCTGTCCACTCTTGTGTTGAATGTGTGAGTTGTATGAGTCATGTAGCGGCGCGCGGATGGGTGTGCGTCTCAGGCCGTTGTGGTCGCCTCCCGGCATGTAGAAGTGCGTAAACACCTTACGGTACCCAGTCCTGAATCAGCCTTCCTCTTGCGCACCGATTTTTTGTTTGCTGGGGCGTTCGCGCCGGAATGTCTTCCATAGTTTGTACGGCATTCCTGAAACCATATTCATCTGTTTATGCATGTCTTTTCATACCTTCAATATGTCTGTCTGATGAACCGTGCCTTgtgtcttctgcgtgcgAGTGCGAGTTGGTGGTTAACTGGATTGCCGTCTATGCTTGCGGCGCGTGAGCCGGTTGTCCCGCGATGTCTTTGTAGGCATTGCATATCGTCGCTCTCATGAGCCCGTCCGCTGTCAAGTTGGGCTGGAAAGAAGCGACACGAAAACGCCAGTGCAGCAACATCTACGTTCGTGTGTCGGTCGCTTCGACGAGTTCCCCTTGTATTATTTAGTAGagtctccttctctttcttaTCTTGTGCGTGTTCCAGCTGAATTTCGTACTCCTCGCCGCAATGCTGCTCGCAAGTCATACAGCCGCCAAGTCGACGCACGTGAAGCTACATTCGGCagacaagaaaaagagagtCTAGCGAGATGGAGTTGCCTCGTCCTCCGTCCTTCCAAACTCGGACAAATTTTGGgcaggaagacgcggcaGAGATGGCGAATTTTTTTCTGTCGAAATCTGGGAGTGCCTGCAAGACAAACAAGATGTTCTGCGAAGTCCCTGAAAAACGCGAGACTACTCAACGTTTTTTTTAGGCAAACATTTTCTTCACGTGTCTCAGCAGCGGAAGAAGTGGGGAAGTGTCCCCACCATGTTCGTAAGATGTCCTTGCTCTCATCAGAGTGTGCATATGAGATACCGGCGGCGCCAAAGCATGTGCCTCTCGTGTATCGAGACAGAACCGAAGGAGCGCACGTGCAAGCCTTTGAGCGATTCGGACTGTAGGGTGGACGGCCCTTTTTTTCGTATGCCCAGATCCCGGTCATTTTCATCATGTGCTGGGGCGTTatggaggaggaagaacgcACCGGAGAGGAGCCCGAATTTTTCTCAGCAATTGAAGGAAAAACAGTGTCAAGCGGTACGCGTCTCATAGAGGACGCATGTACGACTTCGTATACGTGTGGGGATTGCCTTCATTTCCTTTCCAAACGGAGCACTTGCTCCGGCCTGTGTGTTTCTTGGGTACATGCCTTGAATTAGTGGACCTGCGTATACACTCCTGTTGCTCGCGTGACAGACTGTAGCAGGGTGGGCAGATGTCTGCTTAACGTTGTGGGCACGCAAGATAAACGATAATGCAAAAGCTGTGTCCATCAGGGTCACACGGAGGTGCCATCAAAATGACGCAGTTGAACTGCTAACGGGATCGCATACGGGTAGGGGCAAAGGTTAGCGTACATGTGCCCACGCGCTTGCAGGTGCTATATCGAGTCAGTCAGTGAAATTTCAGAAGAGAACACTGTCACAACTATGCTACACGCCGTTTGGCTGCTTTGACTTAACGGCCGTATACACCCCCGTCAGCCGGGTGCAAGGAGTATCCACTTGATTTTTTTTGGTCTTTCGGAGGCGTCATGTCGACCGTGTACTTGCACCCCATTGGATGCGTACCACAGCCAAAATTGTGATTTTAGTATCACGGTAGCAATGTTCGCTTGGAAGCTGGACGAGGGGTTAGTCTACTCAGGGCACCTACCACCCCCTTCCTGCCACTTTCTGCTGGCTTTGATTCGCAATCTGATCTTCATCAAGTCTGCCTTAAACCCGTGAGTGCGACAGCGGTCAACAAGTGCGCGTGCGAAACGGGATTTACCATCAGCAAGTCGCTCCGAATCCCTGTAAATCCCATGTATTTGGAATTCGATAGCAGTGGTGGCGCCTGTCGGTGTGATTATCGAAGCGCTCATGGGGTCTGGCGTGGGCTATTGTAAGAACGCATTAAGCCGTCGGAAGACAATCTCCAGTTCTGTTTTGAGAGGGTGTTCAAATGCACCCATTCAGAGCCGCCTGAAAGGCGTCAGACTGTGTGCGAGTGAGACATTACCGTCATCATTAGACGGTGAGGCCGGAGGCTGACACGTTTGGAAAAAGAAGTGTCCACCTCCGATGCAGACGCTTGTGAATATTCAGTGACTAGCTGACAGTTCTTCCTCTCggtatggtaagattgagcgtggactatcgaatgaaacaatgtgctccaacgctagtctaagtctctaacataccttttacctacaacgTATCCCTCGCAAACAACAAAGAAACTTCCATTAGCCACGAAGACTGTACACCTTCCCACAGTTCTCACCTTGGTGTTGTTTTTGCCCTCTTTTCACACTCATCCACTCTTATCATGCCATTTTGAGATCACGGTGGCGCAGCTGGATTGATGACAGCACGATAACTGATACGTTTACAAATTCGTGTTCTGTCGTGTACCGGCGGTGTGACCCGTGGCTACGGCTTACCATGTTCTCCGCTTGCGAGCCCCGTCTCTGGGAGGTTTTCTGCAGGCCTGATTGCGGTCAAATACCGCGTCCGAAAAGACTTTGGAGAACCGCGTCATTTCCCCCACGCGAGAAGGTGGCCTCCATCACAAGAAAACATCCATGTACAGCGATTTGAGGGAAAGTGACGCTCTTCTCACCAGTATCAGAACACCGATCGTGGATCTAGCAAGAGCCTGGGGAGCCATGCGTGAATCTGGCACTCTTCGAGACAGGTCAAATGCTGCCAGCGGCACGCTGCTGAATGCCGGTGTAGAGTGTTGTTTGTCTAATTAGCAAGAGCTGCCGGTGTCGCTGGACGGATACTCATGCTCGTAGGGTTCCAGCTCACCAGCGCTCACATGAGCGAGCGGGGCTGGTCCTGAGACTGAGTTACATCATTGTCATTTTTTGCTTTCGTGATTCTGTTAGCATTAGTTGCCGTATGCCGGGTGCACGAACGTCAGCATTTCACTCTCCTTATTTACCTAACATACTCTGTACTTCTTATCCAGACCGTGCAACGAGCAAGTCGACGTCGGGCGCTCGGTTCAAGCTGACGCTTCTCCTGCCCAACGACCTGGTCAAGCGAGGGGCACGCCAAGCGCTGAAACCCCCCCGAACTTGGACCGCCTCATTTCAACATGAAGCCAAATACCAGCAGACCCGGATCATTCCCGAGAATTGATGTTCGGGCGATATTCGAGGACGGGGGATTATTTGACTGTGACGTCTCGATGGCGGGCATGTATGCGAATGAACCGGTTGCTTTTTCGATGAACGGTTTTCACCTGCGACCTGTTGGTGATCAACGGTCCCTTCGAGGTGACATGCCGGTGAGACGTTCTCCCAACAGCTGCTGTGACAGGGTGCCTTTATACTGTCCGTTCTTCGTGTCCTCAAAGTACGTGGCTGAGGATGAGTCCTTTTTggtggaagaagagaactGGGCGCTTACTTTAGAAGACTTTGAGGGTTCAGGGATCCTAGACTTTCTGCTCGAGGACGATGAGAAGGATCAAGACGCTACTCTTGCGATGAAAAGACAACCGGGTCCGCTTCCCCTCCGGCTAAAATCTCAGATCAAGGGTACTATCGACGAAGCCGGCTTTAGAGCTCCGCGCACTGAGTTTCGTTCGCGGAAGTCAAAAAAGGAGGCTGCCATAGAGGATCTTCCGCCGTCTTCAAGCAAACGTGGCCGCTCAACCCCAACCAACGTTTTCAGGGCGCGCCAGCTTGAAGGTACGGCTTCCCATAATCCCGCCCGAAGACGAGTCCCGTTTCCTGATGGTAGTGTGTCTGCACACGAAGAAGGTGGCAAGTGTCCCGTCGCGGAGTTTGGAAGGACGCCCGTTCCCCCAGCAGAAAAAGCTGGTGCGCGTTCTCTGTGCCCACAGCAGATTCCGTGCTACTAATTCCGGCTATTCGCGAGTGGAACACAGGCAGATATCAAGTGTGCGCACGAAATGTGCTACCGCGTCTCGCCAGTATCGAGCGTTCGAACCCACTACGACAATGCTACAAGTTGTTCGTGGTATAAGCAAAGGGGACGGGATTCTCAACTGGCCGAGATGTGATGAGTGTCGAACGCAGCCGTCCTGTGTCCTCCATGCAGTTAGTGGTAGCTCGCTGAAAGGGGATTAAGACTGTGTCCTGGCAGAGTTATTGCCAGCGTCCGAGTTCTCATCCGTTAAAAGCTCTTGAGGCAGACACGTGAAACATGCATTGCGTCTGCGCTCGAAGTCTCGGTGCCGAAACACCAACTCTGTATCTCCCCGCGTCCGCTGAAGTTCTTCGGTTCTTGTCCCGTGGAGAAAGCGCAGGCGAATACGTTATCGCAGTAAGGTGGTTTACAGAACGCCCGCTCAAGCCTGCTCGTCTGTCGTACCAGCATCCTTCTCCTCCCCTCTTGAAATTGTGCGTGTCACCCAGTTGCAAGGTTCCAGTCTAGCCTTCATGCTCGATTGTTTGGCATCACGAGGCTCGTCATATTGATTGTAGTGTTTTGGCTAGGTTTCCTGCTGTAGCAACCGCATCAACGCTCGGTAAATCCACGATACTTGTTAGATGTCTAGGAACAGGTCGTAGCAGGTGTGACTTGGCTATCAACTATGTTCATGACATAAGCGTTTGCAGGGGGAGTTTACCACATTCACACGAAAAACTGGTAGCGCCCTCCGGCATCAGAGCTCTTTTTAAGGCCCCTGAGGTCTGAACGCCGTACGTGATGTAAAGAGTACGCGCTCCCACTGAGTTGGCTACAATTGTTTTGCGGCGTCACATCCCCAGCACGTTGCCACGGGAGTCTGCAGTCTCAAGTCTCTGGCAGCCGTTGTCCGTCAGGTTCGTCCCTTCCTCCAGGGACGCCCCGAGATGCATTGTGTGTGCGAGTTGGCGAAAACCACGCAGCATGTTTTCGCTCCTCAGCCTTTCATGCTGTGATTGCCAGCGGCAGTCGAATCTCTGTGCGTTTGCGTGGTGTCGCTGCCCCTGGTTGAGTGTCCTGTTACACTGCATGTCAGATTCTAGATACCTGCCTCGGTTGCAAACAAACAGGGCCGTGTGGAAACACGTGGGGTACTCGACAACCATCAGCATTCTAATCAGACGGCGGGGGGTAATCCACGATGTTCACGTCGTAAAGATACGTTACTGGGCCGCAGTCACTATCACCCAACGAAGGCGACCATTCGGCCAGCTgtcgcagcagcggaaggccgcgcccAGGCTTCATCACTGCTGATACTATTGACACACCCACCATTCCGTGGTCCGAATGCGTCCAGCTCCAACCAGAATATATGCCTACACCCAAGGAGCTTCCATATGAAACAATAGGGTTCCTTCAAACAAAAAGGCATCCGAATACTCTTTTTACCCCCCTGCTGCGTTTTCGGCTCCGTGCCATCTCTGGTAGCCGAGCAATCAAGCAGGCTAATGCCGAAAGCTTGTTAACACTTAATAAAATAGGCTCTCACGCGGCAAGCGTGACGCTTTTAGCAAGTCGCTGTTCTAAGCTGTCGAACAGAGTTGCGGCGTTCAATCTCACCTGGGAGCCTGAGGGTAGGTCGTGCGTCACGCCTAGCTCCTAGGCAGTGCCACTAGCATGGCAAAGCCAGCCCATTCATATGGCTTCAAGTAACGCACGAGCACCGCTAGTCTCGTCATGTGGTGCTTGCGAGCTGACCAGATGCGTTCCAGGTTGCGTCTCGTGACATAGCCCGGTGCCTCCCGTCCGTGCAGGAGCACTGCTAGCGAGCAAAGTTACTGTTTTCTCCCTTTCGTGCGGCGATAAGTGACACACAGAATTCGGAAACATCCGTTAGCTTGTTCTAAGAGTTTGCACGATCTATTGAGTTACACAGCTTGACTCATCCTGTCCCGACGTAGGACCTTTGCTTGGAGCGTACGGCGACGTGCCCGTGCTGTTAATTCTCATTGATGCTCTGAGCGTTATACGGCGGTTGTCTACCCCATCATCTGCCAGAACAACCATGCAGTTCGTTATCAAGGAAAGTGCGCCGAAAGCGCACGGACCAACACGCGCCAACATACAAGAGACGTTCCTGGAGATTGATCTGTTCGATGACTTCAAGGGATCCAGGGACTCCTTTCTGGACAGCCGCGGAAGGGATGAAACTGTTTCGCTTCCGACTGGAAAGTGTGCGCTGGGTAGTATCGGTGACAGACGACTTCTCAGCGTTGACTCGTCAAAGAGCGGTCCTGGGTGCGACGACGGCCACAGACGTCCGTATCTATATGAACGGATACACGAGACAAGGAAGTTGTCTTACGAAGGGTACCCTTTGCCACCAGACAAGCGTGGTCTTTGGACATCTCGCTTTTCTCTTTGGTCGTGGCATCTGGATCCGCATTTGTCGTACACACCCGAGGAACTGTGGTCCCCGTTCACGGACACAGAGTGCGAAGGCACTAACGACGTGGACCCATCGAGGATGCCGAGCCCTTACGCTGCGTTCCTCGAGGCAACCGCATTTTTCGTGGAGCAAGTGAGGGCGGGAGCCTGGCCACAATAATCAGAGTCACACCTTTGAGCTCTAGGTTTTTGACATCCGATTTCTGGCAGGGCCGGGAGCCACTAACGCGAACACAGAGCCTACGACAGCTGCCGAGTGATGTAGCATCGGACGCTCTGGAAGGCCTAAGGACATGTCAAAATGTGACCCGCAGCGCCGGACGATTGAGTGTCTAAGGGGTGTTTGATGCAGTTGTTCTATGCTTCTTGTGTTGCATAGCGCTGTACCTGTGAAGAAGCGCCGATCTGGTTTATCCCCTTTACATGCAGTGTTCATATTCTAGCGAGATGTTCTCGCTGGACGTATGAGTGGGTATGTGGGTCGCAATTTCGGTGGTACAGAACTGCAAACTTCAAAATCTTCCGTTTCCTCGTGAAAACCGTTCGATCCTTTCTCCGCTCTAACCGAAGCACATAAACCTAGGAGCCCGAAAACGAACCTCTGTTCTCCATCCAGGCAGAGGTCGTGCTCTCGTCCCCCGTAACAGGCTGCTGTGCGCGAGTTTGTAATGGCGGTACCTGTCACACCAAAGAGGGGTGACTTCGGACGTGACATCCCGTAGCATTCCCTAGCAAGTTTAGTGATGTTTTGGGAGGTTAGCGACCCGAAATGTTGGCCCCGCACAGCAGACACTCCCTAGCCTCTTCGGGTTTCATGTTGGCCGCGCACGGAGCCAGGAAAGCGTTCACGTTTGGCAATTGTCGTCATCCGACATGAGTCGTGGAAACGTCATGTGCGATAGTGTCCTCAACGTGTGAGATTGCGGAGCACACGCAGATTCAAGAATATACTGCAAACCATTTTCGGCAAGCTTGCTCGTCACATAGAGGCACCTTCTACAACCGCCCGAGTCCTGGCGATACATCACGGTAGATGCTGGCTGAAAGTGAGTGTTGTTGTACGTAAAAGTGACACCGATACACTGCAGCCCCCAGGGTATCgtggcggctccgcgccccAATGCCGACCCTACGCAGCGTACCGAGTAGCTCATGTACAGATGCTTGATATGCTGGTAGCTATCGAAAATGACGAGGTTCATAgggccgcgcacgcggaacGCACTACGTGGATTCTTGCGGGCTGCCAATCTTATGCTACCAATCTATCGGCCTTTTGCCCGCGTACAAAATGCTCAATCCCGCAGAGCATCCCGCTCCAGGACCGTAGATGGCGTCATACACGACCGAACACGAAGCGTCCCTTTCTTCTGCTAGGGGGCGTTTGAAGAAGATGGGAAAATCGGTTAAAAGCACAAGAAAACGACCGAGACAAAAAAAAACCGGAGAACAAGATACAACACAGTCCAGAAGTGGTAACGACGCGACAAATACAGCCTAGATGAGCACCGCTCTTCTCCTGGAGAGTAAAAAACCATCAAATGATATACGAAAACCCTACAATGGACAAAGCCCTTCAACGTCCCGCGTCTCTCTACATGTTCTTGCTCCGGCGAAATAGCGATAACGATTCCACCTGACCTCCAGGGAAGTCTCTACTTCCACCGTGTCCTGTTTAACAAGATACACTCATTTCTTCTTTGCGGCGGCCTTTGCTAAAAGAGCTTTCCGagcggcttcctcctccctgAATAACACACAAAACAGTTGGATTCAATCTGACACCAAGAAATAATATACATGTatcttatatatatacccaTGTACAATATGCTACGTGTTACCTCCATAGCACACAAGGGAAGCCTCTCCTGACAAGTGACTGCAGACCTCTTTCAGGCAATTGTACGGCCGCGAAAAgaatagatacatagatcTATACATGTGCGGCTCGCTGGAGCGAGGATTACGCACAGAACAAGTGCGTGAGGCCAAAGCCATGCCTGACCCGCTGCCCTTCAGTTTCCAAAGACTTACCTCGCCTGTTggctctgcttcttcttgaACTCTGTGTCGTTCTCATCTTCGcagctcgtcttcttcggctgcTTCAGAGGCTTCCTCTTTCCTCCCTGTGCATACCAACGCAGAAACCAAGGCACAGGAAAGCTTGTCGCGGAACCCAAAGCAGCACTAGTGATCCTTTCCCTATCCACATTCACCGTGACGCGGCAGCCACAAACTGCCTGTAGAAACCTGCACAAACTTTCTGGAGAACATAAGATAAACCCCGGTTCTCCCGTGCGTCAACACGCGCAAGCCAAAGCTTGGGGGACAAGCAACGCAGAACAGGAAACACGATAACACAAAAAAGAGCCAGCAGTCACCCTGAAAGAAAAACCGAACCAAAGCGAATTACGGGGGGAATCAGGAAAGAATGAAACGCGTGGAAACTTAAGTCGGAATGAACACAAGGCAACACCATCTGACGACTCAGAACGAGCGGTACTCGCCCCTCTCATTCGGTGCTTGCTGGATGACCTTATAAATGATAAACCATCGCACAGAGGTCGACGAGGGGGAGTTGCTGCCCACTGTAACCATAAGCAAAACACTGGCTGTGTGCTTTTGCTCAgttctcgccctctcttcgTTCCCCCGCCCTCTTTGGGTCCCTTCCGTCTCTTGCTCTTCTCCCTGTAAGCCCCGGATCATTTCAGGTTACACCATCAACGCGTGAGGGGAGACACTTGATTTAACGCCAGCACTGTTACACAGAAACCAGAGACACTCCGTCTACCATAGCGGAAAAATGACATGCTACAGAACTAATCCGACTGCCATCTCTCACTTGGTTTCCAGTCGGCATCTTGACAGGTCGAGAGGGCGGCGATGTGGCGGGACAGAAAATGAAGGAGCACACACAAAAACTGAGGTGCGAGAGAGTGTCTTCCAGATGCAAACAGAAAGCGCGAGGTCGCTTATCGTCAATTCAGCCTCTCTCAGCCTACGGCAAGAAAAGCCACTGCATGCGGTATGTGCCAGCCCGTGGGGGGAGGGTTGGCGCCTTCGTGTCTGAAATTGCTGACCGCCACCCAGAAGAAAAGATATTTGTGCCACCAAGAACACGGGCGGCG contains:
- a CDS encoding vitamin k epoxide reductase family protein (encoded by transcript BESB_003870) is translated as MGAANLTTVVTASLGVALCLYAMRVEHLASIDSSYRPYCDISSHASCSRVLTSPQSRLLKYLGLATPGSRLDFPNTYLGLAFYTFMLTFPIGRRFCHVLYTLAAAGSMASSLYLAYVLYAILKDFCIVCVSSYVVRVVVASLSQLNTHK
- a CDS encoding translation machinery associated tma7 protein (encoded by transcript BESB_003880), whose amino-acid sequence is MPTGNQAVCGCRVTVNVDRERITSAALGSATSFPVPWFLRWYAQGGKRKPLKQPKKTSCEDENDTEFKKKQSQQAREEEAARKALLAKAAAKKK